Proteins encoded by one window of Paenibacillus sp. DCT19:
- the speE gene encoding polyamine aminopropyltransferase has protein sequence MELWFTEKQTPVFGITAKIKQTYVTEQTDFQDLAMIETEEFGNMLILDGMVMTTVKDEFVYHEMAAHPALHTHPNPKKVLVVGGGDGGVIREVIKHSTVEKAVLVEIDGKVIEYSKKYLPEIAGKLDEPNVEVLVNDGYMHIIEHKNEYDVIIVDSTEPVGPAAPLFERGFYQGIYESLKEDGIFVAQTDNPWFKADLIQKVNKDVKEIFPIVHVYGCNIPTYPSGLWTFTMGSKKHDPLAVDETQIPEMDTKYYSPRLHKAAFVLPKFVEDLTK, from the coding sequence ATGGAACTATGGTTTACGGAGAAACAGACCCCTGTATTCGGGATCACCGCGAAGATTAAGCAGACTTATGTAACAGAGCAAACAGACTTTCAAGATTTGGCTATGATAGAGACTGAGGAATTCGGTAATATGCTGATCCTTGACGGTATGGTCATGACGACAGTAAAAGACGAGTTCGTGTATCATGAAATGGCTGCTCACCCTGCACTCCATACCCACCCGAATCCGAAAAAGGTATTGGTTGTTGGTGGTGGTGACGGTGGCGTAATCCGCGAAGTCATTAAGCACAGTACAGTGGAAAAAGCAGTTCTCGTTGAAATTGACGGTAAAGTGATTGAATATTCCAAAAAATATTTGCCTGAAATCGCCGGTAAGCTGGACGAGCCTAATGTGGAAGTTCTTGTGAACGACGGCTACATGCATATTATTGAACATAAAAATGAATACGATGTGATTATCGTAGACTCCACCGAGCCAGTAGGGCCAGCTGCTCCATTGTTTGAGCGCGGTTTCTACCAGGGCATTTATGAATCACTCAAAGAAGACGGAATCTTCGTTGCCCAAACGGACAACCCTTGGTTCAAGGCAGACTTAATCCAGAAGGTGAACAAAGACGTCAAAGAAATCTTCCCGATCGTACATGTGTACGGCTGTAATATTCCAACATACCCAAGCGGTCTGTGGACATTCACCATGGGTAGCAAAAAACATGACCCGCTTGCGGTGGATGAGACTCAAATTCCGGAGATGGATACGAAGTATTACTCTCCGCGTCTGCACAAAGCGGCATTTGTACTTCCTAAATTCGTGGAAGATTTAACGAAATAA